One genomic segment of Planctomycetaceae bacterium includes these proteins:
- a CDS encoding tetratricopeptide repeat protein, whose amino-acid sequence MSSKESSSAGGSASRDGSPGLRRRVLILSGFGAVVALVCGLLLWRRQPPEQAPVVTADPKPHPVLDFSQPDPLEEGIRAINPGYVGPDECVECHADRVAEFRQTAHFQTCREPDPDRMPAGFAEGKGRFKTQVKGLEFDMIRSGDQYFQTAIRQTESGEQRTKTRIDLVYGAGTADEIYFAWHDDDRMYELPVAWLYTHKQWAAEYFDPFGSGDYSRPLTLRCLECHNTWFEYVPGSLNQYRRDDFIIGITCERCHGPAQQHVQFHREHPDDTTAHAITNPAELSRERQIEICTQCHGNTMKHLGPALSYRPGEPLDQTYKTLVSRRPDEDHVANQIQYLRESRCFQGADGMTCSTCHDSHRPRDATNSGVVSCLTCHSASDCGEHDLLPEPVRNDCVNCHMPARIKINVNFQTEDDLFVAVLRRHEHQIRVDETARDEVLWEWLRQQTDPDSVTEASRLKDSLVQHWLNTAGEFQQQKRHFAAIASVREALRVEDSREIRERLNELLDIQSKIYADWDLANHQISEQQYDDAIATLQRLVKAQPQHGPAIGKLGTMYAVTGRKDLAIEQLEAVETADPNDPYGQAMLGWLAYLDGQAEQALLHYENAQKIEPYNPKLDYQAGLALMSLGKIPEAVHRFRSSFEIDPGNAATCQSMSMALAEHGEIDEAILFARRAVRLTESRDMTMLMLLGEVCARAEDFDAAVAAGEQARAVARDSAPGALAGIHRELAGWKSKLKAGNRGPSASRSPSDKESGSATP is encoded by the coding sequence ATGTCTTCCAAAGAATCATCCTCCGCCGGAGGTTCGGCATCACGCGACGGCAGTCCGGGCTTGCGCAGGCGAGTGTTGATCCTGTCAGGTTTCGGGGCGGTCGTAGCGCTGGTTTGCGGCCTCCTGCTGTGGCGACGACAGCCTCCCGAACAGGCGCCGGTCGTGACGGCCGATCCAAAACCGCATCCGGTGCTGGACTTTTCACAGCCCGATCCTCTGGAGGAAGGCATTCGAGCGATCAATCCGGGGTACGTCGGTCCGGATGAATGCGTGGAGTGCCATGCCGATCGTGTCGCCGAATTCCGGCAGACAGCTCACTTCCAGACGTGTCGCGAACCAGACCCGGACAGGATGCCGGCCGGTTTCGCGGAAGGTAAGGGTCGTTTCAAGACGCAGGTGAAAGGACTGGAGTTTGACATGATTCGCTCCGGCGACCAGTACTTTCAGACGGCCATTCGCCAGACGGAATCCGGCGAGCAGAGGACAAAGACGCGGATTGACCTGGTGTACGGAGCGGGAACGGCGGATGAGATCTACTTTGCGTGGCATGACGACGACCGCATGTACGAGCTGCCTGTCGCCTGGCTGTACACTCACAAGCAGTGGGCGGCCGAGTATTTTGATCCGTTTGGGTCGGGCGACTATTCGCGTCCGCTGACGCTGAGATGTCTGGAATGCCACAACACGTGGTTCGAATACGTTCCCGGGTCGCTGAATCAATATCGCCGCGACGATTTCATTATCGGCATCACCTGCGAACGGTGTCACGGTCCCGCGCAGCAGCATGTGCAGTTCCACCGAGAACATCCGGACGACACCACAGCGCACGCGATCACGAATCCGGCTGAACTCAGCCGGGAACGTCAGATCGAAATCTGCACGCAATGCCACGGCAACACGATGAAGCACCTTGGTCCGGCGCTCAGTTATCGGCCGGGCGAACCACTGGACCAGACATACAAGACGCTGGTTTCGCGTCGGCCGGATGAAGATCACGTCGCCAATCAGATTCAGTACCTGCGGGAAAGCCGCTGCTTTCAGGGTGCCGACGGCATGACCTGCAGCACCTGTCACGATTCACACCGCCCCCGCGACGCGACGAATTCGGGCGTTGTTTCGTGCCTGACCTGTCACTCCGCGAGCGACTGCGGCGAACACGATCTGCTGCCGGAGCCCGTGAGAAACGACTGTGTCAACTGCCACATGCCCGCTCGCATCAAGATCAACGTCAATTTCCAGACGGAAGACGATCTGTTTGTCGCTGTCCTGAGACGCCACGAACATCAGATTCGTGTGGATGAAACCGCACGCGACGAAGTTCTGTGGGAATGGCTGCGTCAGCAAACGGATCCGGACAGCGTAACCGAAGCTTCCAGACTGAAGGATTCGCTCGTACAGCACTGGCTGAACACAGCCGGCGAATTTCAGCAGCAGAAACGCCACTTTGCCGCGATTGCATCGGTCAGAGAAGCACTGCGGGTCGAAGACAGCCGCGAGATCCGGGAACGCCTGAACGAACTGCTGGACATTCAATCGAAGATCTACGCGGACTGGGATCTGGCAAATCACCAGATCAGCGAACAACAGTACGACGACGCAATTGCCACCCTGCAGCGGCTTGTGAAGGCTCAGCCTCAACACGGGCCGGCAATCGGAAAACTGGGGACCATGTACGCGGTCACGGGGCGAAAAGACCTGGCGATCGAACAACTGGAAGCCGTCGAAACGGCAGACCCCAACGACCCTTATGGTCAGGCAATGCTCGGCTGGCTTGCCTATCTTGATGGTCAGGCAGAACAGGCCCTGCTGCACTACGAGAACGCTCAGAAGATCGAACCGTACAACCCCAAACTGGATTACCAGGCGGGACTTGCTCTGATGTCGCTGGGAAAAATCCCGGAGGCCGTTCACCGCTTCCGCAGTTCGTTTGAAATCGATCCGGGCAACGCCGCGACTTGTCAGTCTATGTCGATGGCTCTTGCCGAACATGGCGAAATCGATGAAGCGATCTTGTTTGCCCGGCGTGCCGTGCGGCTCACGGAATCCCGCGATATGACGATGCTAATGCTGCTGGGCGAAGTATGTGCGCGAGCGGAAGATTTTGACGCCGCGGTCGCTGCAGGGGAACAGGCTCGCGCGGTGGCTCGGGACAGCGCGCCGGGAGCGCTTGCCGGGATTCATCGTGAACTGGCCGGCTGGAAATCGAAGCTGAAGGCAGGAAACCGCGGACCTTCCGCCAGCCGGTCCCCGTCGGACAAGGAATCCGGCTCTGCGACGCCTTAG
- a CDS encoding carboxypeptidase-like regulatory domain-containing protein encodes MKFKSVAFCRVLLPAIVGLALLPIVGCGGANDRLETSPVSGTVTVDGAPVAGASVNFHPVSETKSREAYGITNDQGEFSLTTYDDGDGAVPGTYLISITKREVKKGLDPSTLTPSGPDNPGSAEYAKMMIGNNRESAFEDTGAVPAQYQDKESSGLKRTVDAGGGNVFNFELKKEAAPEKN; translated from the coding sequence GTGAAGTTCAAGTCAGTTGCGTTCTGTAGAGTTCTGTTGCCAGCGATTGTCGGCCTGGCGCTTCTTCCAATCGTCGGATGCGGTGGTGCTAACGACCGGCTGGAAACATCACCTGTCAGCGGCACCGTCACTGTTGACGGGGCACCGGTTGCCGGCGCGTCGGTCAATTTCCACCCCGTTTCGGAAACCAAGAGCCGGGAAGCGTACGGGATTACAAACGACCAGGGAGAGTTTTCGCTGACAACTTATGACGATGGTGACGGTGCCGTTCCGGGTACTTACCTGATCTCGATCACAAAGCGGGAAGTCAAGAAGGGACTGGACCCAAGCACTTTGACTCCCAGCGGTCCCGATAATCCCGGGAGTGCGGAATATGCAAAAATGATGATCGGCAACAACCGCGAAAGCGCCTTCGAAGACACGGGGGCTGTTCCTGCACAATACCAGGATAAAGAATCGTCCGGACTCAAGCGAACCGTTGACGCAGGAGGCGGAAACGTTTTCAACTTTGAACTGAAGAAAGAGGCCGCACCGGAAAAGAACTGA
- a CDS encoding copper homeostasis protein CutC → MKTPDSSAAGSRDLRDGITIELCAGGIDDVRVAAECQIPRIELNCGLPVGGLTPSLGLMSEARRIFHGTIICMLRPREGGFCYSDREFRQMLVDARSLLDMGCDGIAVGILCADGTLDATRCAAIRNGFPDTTLVFHRAFDVVRDPVDTLERLVTIGFYRILTSGRALTALAGSAEIRRYREQAAERIEILPGGGIRAENVREVVSSTGCRQVHTSARYLCRDSSTALNPHLAFGPHGTPSGSHSAVCRDELTRLQAQVAAFPEAATS, encoded by the coding sequence ATGAAGACACCGGATTCTTCGGCGGCCGGTTCCCGTGACCTTCGTGACGGGATCACTATCGAACTTTGTGCCGGCGGGATCGACGACGTCCGAGTCGCCGCGGAATGCCAGATTCCCCGGATCGAACTGAACTGCGGGCTGCCAGTGGGCGGACTGACTCCATCGTTGGGCCTGATGTCGGAAGCACGACGCATTTTCCACGGCACGATCATCTGCATGCTGCGGCCGCGTGAAGGCGGGTTCTGCTATTCCGATCGTGAATTCCGCCAGATGCTTGTCGATGCCCGATCGCTGCTGGACATGGGATGTGACGGCATTGCCGTCGGAATCCTGTGTGCCGACGGAACACTCGACGCAACTCGCTGCGCCGCCATTCGCAATGGCTTCCCGGACACGACGCTCGTGTTTCATCGCGCCTTCGATGTTGTGCGCGATCCCGTCGACACGCTTGAGCGGCTGGTCACGATCGGCTTTTATCGCATCCTGACCAGCGGCAGAGCACTCACGGCGCTGGCAGGTTCTGCGGAGATTCGGCGATATCGTGAGCAGGCTGCGGAACGCATCGAAATCCTGCCAGGAGGCGGGATCCGTGCCGAAAACGTCCGCGAAGTCGTCTCCTCAACGGGCTGTCGACAGGTACACACGTCGGCTCGCTATCTGTGCCGGGATTCATCCACCGCGTTGAATCCGCATTTGGCGTTTGGACCGCATGGTACGCCGTCCGGCAGCCATTCCGCGGTGTGTCGCGACGAGTTGACGCGGCTACAGGCACAGGTTGCGGCGTTTCCCGAAGCAGCAACATCGTAA
- a CDS encoding tetratricopeptide repeat protein, which translates to MENDTRHHFRSWKRVGSLFVLAVIVCFSGSYALRWHGIRQARQALTIHDPDLALQWLATARRFSFDNAEIQFLTARAYRRLGDPEAMRQHLELAGKLGWPRDVLEREFTLAQAQAGMLQQAEPYLQGMLLDSGGDGAEICAAFVNGYVHHYQFGRAFALLDAWEKDFPVDAEPYMMRGRLRYQWQDWTAAEAAFRAALDRRPELFEAKLGLAHVLAAQQKLDVAERLYLECLKSRPHDTGLLIGWGECLANQGRPEEAADVFHQAIANEPDNCSARLGLGKISLDNGDADEAITWLEPALAACPRQPDVRYIYAQALLASGRKDAAAEHLEFFKSASDALREVSRLTLHLVTNPDDLKARFEVGRLYLEFGTAEEGANWLKTVLAVDPNHVPAHRLLMEYYQQHGEDDLAEQHRAFLKTSGVPGAS; encoded by the coding sequence ATGGAAAATGACACAAGACATCATTTTCGCTCGTGGAAGCGCGTCGGCTCGCTGTTCGTCCTGGCAGTCATCGTGTGTTTCTCGGGAAGCTATGCGCTGCGATGGCACGGTATTCGTCAGGCGCGTCAGGCGCTGACAATCCATGATCCGGATCTTGCTCTTCAGTGGCTGGCGACTGCGCGTCGCTTTTCATTCGACAATGCCGAGATTCAGTTCCTGACTGCTCGTGCGTATCGCCGGCTCGGCGATCCTGAAGCGATGCGGCAACACCTGGAGCTTGCCGGAAAGCTTGGCTGGCCAAGAGATGTCCTGGAGCGGGAATTCACGCTGGCTCAGGCACAGGCAGGAATGCTGCAACAAGCGGAACCGTACCTTCAGGGCATGTTGCTGGATTCCGGTGGCGATGGGGCGGAGATCTGCGCAGCGTTCGTCAACGGGTACGTACATCACTATCAGTTCGGACGCGCCTTTGCCCTGCTGGACGCATGGGAAAAGGATTTTCCTGTCGATGCCGAACCGTACATGATGCGGGGACGGCTACGGTATCAATGGCAGGACTGGACGGCGGCCGAAGCGGCGTTTCGAGCGGCTCTGGATCGCCGCCCGGAGCTGTTTGAGGCGAAACTAGGGCTCGCACACGTGCTTGCGGCACAGCAGAAGTTGGATGTTGCCGAACGTTTATATCTGGAATGCCTGAAGAGCAGACCACACGATACCGGACTTTTGATTGGCTGGGGCGAGTGCCTCGCGAACCAGGGACGGCCAGAGGAAGCAGCCGATGTTTTTCATCAGGCCATTGCCAACGAACCGGATAACTGTTCCGCCCGGCTCGGACTGGGCAAGATTTCTCTTGATAACGGGGACGCGGATGAAGCGATTACCTGGCTGGAACCGGCACTGGCGGCCTGCCCCAGGCAACCGGATGTCAGGTACATCTATGCTCAGGCGCTGCTGGCATCCGGAAGAAAAGACGCAGCGGCAGAGCATCTTGAATTCTTCAAATCTGCCAGTGATGCTCTCAGGGAGGTCTCAAGACTGACGTTACATCTCGTAACGAATCCCGATGACCTGAAAGCTCGATTCGAAGTCGGAAGGCTTTACCTTGAATTCGGAACAGCGGAAGAGGGCGCCAACTGGCTGAAGACAGTACTGGCGGTTGATCCGAACCACGTTCCTGCTCACCGCCTGCTGATGGAGTACTACCAGCAGCACGGTGAAGACGACCTGGCCGAACAGCACCGCGCATTTCTGAAGACGTCCGGTGTTCCCGGGGCGTCATAG
- a CDS encoding thioredoxin domain-containing protein, whose product MMAPIPPTYAVEVYDTPGSVDVSGLSTAAAGNSEEPQDDVFAPPGGLFEPPAVNFEPPVIPADAQTKLTPRRFLSSSRAKRWKSAELAIPQLAKKRIRSHANLRRRWRQLCCYWCRQPSRAVAVAVSGTGFCRKGFSRRRTENSGAAAPNERIVSVAGNQIRLNSRHWPLLGKSDAKYIFVEMFDYTCPHCRNTHVAVQGAFERYGDDLAVIALPVPLNRACNSAASGGSEHASACELAKLAVAVWRTNPGKYREFHDWLFQSTANTQPATARRHAEELVGADALKEELSKPYADQYIAKHVELYRRVGAGVIPKLMFPGETVTGEMNSTSDLCRRIESQLVQR is encoded by the coding sequence ATGATGGCTCCGATTCCGCCGACATATGCCGTTGAGGTTTATGACACGCCGGGCAGCGTCGACGTTTCCGGACTTTCCACCGCAGCGGCAGGTAATTCGGAAGAACCGCAGGATGATGTTTTCGCACCGCCCGGTGGTCTGTTCGAACCACCGGCGGTGAATTTTGAACCACCTGTGATTCCTGCAGACGCGCAAACGAAACTGACGCCCCGACGGTTCCTCAGCAGCAGTCGCGCGAAGCGGTGGAAGTCCGCGGAACTGGCGATTCCGCAGTTGGCGAAGAAACGGATTCGCAGCCACGCGAATCTGAGGCGTCGATGGCGGCAACTTTGCTGCTACTGGTGCCGACAACCTTCACGCGCCGTCGCAGTTGCTGTTTCAGGAACCGGATTCTGCAGAAAAGGGTTCAGCAGAAGAAGAACAGAAAACTCCGGCGCCGCGGCGCCGAACGAACGAATCGTCAGCGTCGCGGGCAATCAGATTCGCCTGAACTCCAGGCACTGGCCGTTGCTCGGGAAGTCAGACGCGAAATACATCTTTGTCGAAATGTTCGACTACACGTGCCCTCACTGCCGCAACACACATGTCGCCGTTCAGGGCGCATTCGAACGCTATGGGGACGATCTGGCGGTGATCGCACTGCCGGTGCCTCTGAACCGTGCCTGCAACAGCGCGGCATCAGGCGGTTCTGAACATGCGAGTGCCTGCGAACTTGCGAAACTGGCGGTCGCCGTCTGGCGAACAAATCCCGGCAAGTACCGGGAGTTCCATGACTGGCTGTTTCAGTCGACCGCCAACACTCAGCCCGCGACGGCGCGGCGGCATGCCGAAGAACTCGTCGGCGCCGATGCGCTGAAGGAAGAACTTTCGAAACCGTACGCGGACCAGTACATCGCCAAGCATGTGGAGCTGTATCGTCGAGTCGGTGCGGGAGTGATTCCGAAGCTGATGTTTCCCGGAGAGACTGTGACCGGCGAAATGAACTCCACGTCAGACCTGTGCCGCCGCATCGAATCACAGCTCGTGCAGCGATGA
- a CDS encoding tetratricopeptide repeat protein, with protein MVKVFRLRPLILLALLIAIVAVVGWRFTDRAPEISAPDRFQRAVRALLDGDLSQAEADLAELPQDRAFLPHTRLLTGGILLRSGNPSAALPWLSAVEPADELRQPSLLLLGECYYRLQRHAEAEMCFLYVVEDEPDQVDARRWLGSIYYDLGTVNAAMLQIQRVVELDPDDYRPHRLLGVISYDLEKYDDAAAEFQAALDRNPSAEHREQLYLELARARVKLRQYDQALESLSKAPGLAGDAAALAVRAECAFSLGESDQAGELLKQVLQEEPDNRDALLLSADIAQQSQRWPEAIAALQKILDSSPQDHEARYLLGIIYGQAGQKELSQQQLQLSEESLLLRTEATELYRQADQHPTEPRYREELAAICEKMGEPELAEMWRRAAEALRVRRTMRGTGNSVSAPVTPE; from the coding sequence ATGGTGAAGGTGTTCCGGCTTCGGCCTCTTATCCTGCTGGCATTGCTGATCGCGATCGTCGCCGTCGTCGGATGGCGATTCACCGATCGTGCGCCGGAGATCTCCGCGCCGGATCGATTCCAGCGAGCAGTGCGGGCGCTGCTGGACGGTGATCTTTCGCAGGCCGAAGCAGACCTGGCCGAACTGCCGCAGGACAGAGCTTTTCTTCCCCATACCCGCCTGCTGACCGGTGGGATTCTGCTGCGTTCCGGAAATCCTTCCGCGGCGCTTCCGTGGCTGTCGGCCGTGGAACCCGCTGACGAATTGCGACAGCCGTCGCTGCTGCTGCTGGGTGAGTGCTATTACCGGCTGCAGCGCCACGCGGAAGCGGAAATGTGTTTCCTGTACGTCGTGGAAGATGAGCCGGATCAGGTCGACGCCCGGCGCTGGCTGGGGTCAATTTACTACGATCTGGGGACTGTCAATGCCGCGATGCTTCAGATCCAGCGCGTCGTGGAACTGGATCCGGACGACTACCGTCCGCATCGGCTGCTGGGCGTCATTTCCTATGATCTGGAAAAGTATGACGATGCCGCCGCGGAGTTTCAGGCAGCACTGGATCGAAACCCGTCGGCAGAGCACCGTGAACAGCTTTACCTGGAACTCGCGAGGGCTCGCGTCAAGCTGCGGCAGTACGACCAGGCACTTGAGTCGCTCAGCAAAGCGCCCGGCCTGGCGGGCGACGCAGCCGCGCTTGCCGTCCGGGCCGAATGTGCGTTTTCGCTGGGAGAATCCGACCAGGCCGGCGAACTGCTGAAACAGGTTCTGCAGGAAGAACCCGACAACCGCGACGCGTTGCTGTTGTCAGCCGACATCGCTCAGCAGTCTCAACGCTGGCCGGAAGCAATTGCCGCACTGCAGAAAATCCTGGATTCCAGTCCCCAGGATCACGAAGCCCGATACCTGCTTGGAATCATCTATGGCCAGGCGGGACAGAAGGAGCTTTCACAGCAACAGTTGCAGTTAAGTGAAGAATCTTTGTTGCTGCGAACGGAGGCAACGGAACTCTATCGGCAGGCCGATCAGCATCCCACGGAACCCCGATATCGTGAGGAACTGGCTGCCATCTGCGAGAAGATGGGTGAACCGGAACTCGCCGAAATGTGGCGCCGCGCCGCGGAAGCCCTGCGCGTCCGCAGGACCATGCGCGGCACCGGAAATTCGGTCTCCGCACCGGTCACACCGGAATAA
- a CDS encoding vitamin K epoxide reductase family protein, whose protein sequence is MLATEQKLQGEYTTLQPSIARDAVSATVRGRSFDRRFPGVATTWVVRSLCLVALAVSGYLAWTSMVAGHVYGCGGGAVFDCGHVLHSRWARLFSIPVSVPAVALYASLLGILAFMNTKALVQLKHVGWSVVTLGGLSAGLAALCLSDFR, encoded by the coding sequence ATGCTTGCAACAGAACAGAAGCTGCAGGGCGAATACACGACTCTGCAGCCGTCGATCGCTCGCGATGCAGTTTCGGCTACCGTCCGCGGCAGATCATTCGACCGGCGTTTTCCGGGCGTGGCCACAACCTGGGTGGTGCGTTCGCTGTGTCTGGTGGCACTCGCGGTAAGCGGCTATCTGGCGTGGACATCGATGGTGGCGGGGCACGTCTACGGCTGTGGTGGCGGTGCCGTCTTCGATTGCGGTCATGTTCTGCACAGCCGCTGGGCCAGGTTGTTTTCGATTCCTGTCAGCGTTCCTGCCGTCGCGCTTTACGCAAGTCTGCTTGGAATTCTGGCGTTCATGAACACGAAGGCTCTTGTGCAACTGAAGCACGTCGGCTGGTCGGTAGTGACGCTGGGTGGCCTGTCGGCGGGACTGGCCGCACTTTGCTTATCGGACTTCAGGTGA
- the bioA gene encoding adenosylmethionine--8-amino-7-oxononanoate transaminase, protein MNESSSPASASASAPALSVETLRAWDDACVWHPFTPMSAYVEESAPLITDADGFELIDADGRRYLDGISSLWCNVHGHRVPAIDNALRRQLDRVAHTTLLGLSSESSIRLAKELVNRTPESLTRVFFSDSGATSVEVALKLAYQFHRQKPGGPEDRDTFLCVGNAYHGDTLGTVSVGGIDLFHRCYRHLLFPTIAVPSPVATRVPAGHTRSSWLQHCHDEAEQVLHKHHQRAAGFVMEPLVQGAAGILVHPPGYLAHIRRLCTQYRVPLIADEVAVGFGRTGTMFACDQEAVQPDLMCLAKGITGGYLPLAATLATEEIYSAFLGRPAEGRTFFHGHTYTGNPLGCAAALASLELFDRNDVLRNADVSAEIMKSRLQELTDHKHVLEVRQKGIMVGIELVSDRSTSLPFSADLRIGHQVTLAARKRGVIIRPLGDVIVLMPAPAMPGHLIHRLCDAAIEAIQEVTANAGRTR, encoded by the coding sequence ATGAACGAGTCTTCGTCGCCCGCATCCGCATCCGCATCCGCACCGGCCCTGTCTGTTGAGACCCTGCGAGCATGGGATGACGCCTGCGTCTGGCATCCGTTCACGCCCATGTCAGCGTATGTCGAAGAGTCGGCGCCGTTGATCACCGACGCAGACGGTTTCGAGCTGATCGACGCTGACGGTCGCAGGTATCTGGACGGCATCTCCTCGCTGTGGTGCAACGTTCACGGGCATCGCGTGCCGGCAATCGACAATGCGCTTCGCCGACAACTGGACCGTGTTGCTCATACGACTCTGCTGGGGCTTTCCAGTGAATCATCCATCCGGCTGGCAAAGGAACTGGTGAACCGCACGCCGGAATCGCTGACACGAGTGTTCTTTTCTGACAGCGGAGCCACCAGCGTCGAAGTCGCACTCAAGCTGGCGTATCAGTTTCATCGGCAGAAACCCGGCGGTCCGGAAGACCGTGATACTTTTCTTTGCGTCGGCAATGCCTACCACGGCGATACGCTGGGAACAGTCAGTGTCGGCGGAATTGACCTGTTTCATCGGTGCTACCGGCATCTGCTGTTTCCGACGATTGCGGTGCCGTCTCCGGTAGCGACGCGAGTGCCGGCCGGACACACGCGCAGCTCATGGCTTCAGCATTGTCATGACGAAGCGGAGCAGGTGCTTCACAAGCACCATCAGCGGGCGGCCGGATTCGTCATGGAACCGCTGGTACAGGGAGCTGCCGGAATTCTGGTGCATCCGCCGGGTTACCTGGCCCACATCCGGCGCCTGTGCACACAATACCGGGTGCCCCTGATTGCGGACGAAGTTGCAGTCGGGTTTGGTCGCACGGGAACGATGTTTGCCTGCGACCAGGAAGCCGTTCAGCCGGATCTGATGTGTCTCGCGAAGGGCATCACCGGTGGATACCTTCCGCTGGCTGCGACACTGGCAACGGAAGAAATCTACAGCGCGTTTCTGGGGCGGCCGGCCGAAGGCAGGACTTTCTTCCACGGCCACACCTACACAGGAAATCCGCTTGGTTGCGCCGCGGCGCTGGCGTCGCTGGAGCTGTTTGACCGAAACGACGTGTTGCGGAACGCCGACGTTTCCGCGGAAATCATGAAGTCGCGGCTCCAGGAACTAACGGACCACAAGCACGTTCTGGAAGTTCGGCAGAAGGGAATCATGGTTGGTATCGAACTTGTATCCGACAGATCAACCAGCCTTCCGTTTAGCGCGGACCTTCGCATCGGTCATCAGGTCACGCTGGCGGCACGAAAACGCGGAGTCATCATTCGGCCGCTCGGCGATGTGATCGTGCTGATGCCGGCTCCCGCAATGCCGGGACACCTGATTCATCGACTTTGCGATGCCGCCATCGAGGCGATTCAGGAAGTGACCGCGAACGCCGGACGAACCAGGTGA